The sequence GAAGGCCAGGACAATGGTGACCATGTGGGCCTCAGTCCCTCAGTTCTGGGACCCTTGGTTGAGGGGCTAGAAACGTGGCAGCTCTCCCAGGGCCGAGGCTCCCGCAGCATCCAGGTTCTCCCCAGGCGTTCTGGGCCCACTGGTGCCGGCATCCCATTCTTGGGTGGAGGACTGTGGCCTAAAGGCTGAGtccccctcctctgcctccctcttggcCCAGGGTGAAAAAGAGAGGATGGTGAGTCCCCTCTTAAGCAGGACTGATTCCACAGGCACCACGTCTACATTCTGCTCCAGAGAAGAGGATTCCAGAATGCTTAGTTTCCAGTGGTGCAGGTCTTGCATCTGGGGTACATCTTGGAGTCTTACCACCCACCACTCATCAGGCTCCAGCAGTAGTTTCCAACACTGGCCTGGTGTCCTCCAGGCCCTTCTTGACTTCATCTTCTGGAGGTAGATGACAtcacagcagcccaccagggagAGAACCTGCAGGTCCAGTAACCAGGTCTTAGTCTCAGTAGGGTCCACGTTCTGGGTGGTGCCCAGCTCCAGTACCATGGGTTCCCCCAGGGGCAGGTCCACTTTGAAAACCCCCCGCCATGGAGGAAGGGGGCTTGGCCAGTGGGAGCAGATAGGGAGCCCCTCAAGTCTCCAGGGAAGGCCCTGGGTCCAGTCAGCATCTTCAGCACCCAGGTCCAGGGGTACCGCATCCTGAGGCTGCAGTTCGGTGGGCACAGTGTGATTGTGCAAGCCCACATCTTCTGACTCCACAGGGCCTGATGCCAGGGTGCCTGacccccagcccacagccccacCCTGTGCAGGCTCCCCTTGGCTCTGCCCCCAGCTTGGCCCCATCCCTGGGGATGACCCCTGCTCAGACCACGCCTCGGAATCGTCCATCAGCTCAGAGTCCCAGTCTTCATCTTCCCAATCTTCTGACTCCAGCATCCGTTTAAAGTCCAGAAAGGCAACCTTGAAGCAAGCGAAGCAGAGCCTTAGCTGGCTGCCATGTTGAAGCTGATACATCCAGGACATGTAGAGGTAGGACAGGCCCTCTGCCACATACCGCTTGCTGACTGGAGGGCACATTGCCCagctgcctgcctcctgagagagaGACAGCAGGAGCAGGATTGGCTGTGTTCTTCGGGGGTCTGGCCCACAGGTGGGAGCACAGTAAGGTgcaaggggcagggaggaggggcaagagaacagagaagaaagaTGAGGATCACCAGGAGAagaatttggggtgggggtggatgaaCTGGGTCAAAATAGAGATTGGGAGGGAAGAAACTCTGGAATTAACTTCAGCTGATGCAAGTGTTCTGTCCTCTGGGAGCTGCAAAGAAAATCAGTGAGGTTAGGCCCCCGCCAGCAGCCAGGTGGGCGCAGGTGGTGGCCCTGCAGGGAGGAGCAGGGCACAGGGGGGCCTTGGGCTCAGACCTGGCCCTTTCACTCTGTCTCTGCTCAGTTTAGCTGACCTGGGGCCTGTGGACCACACAGCCTCCTCTCACCCCTCCaactccccaccccaccgccaCCTCAGGGATCCTGACACCCCGTCAGCCTCACCTGGGGGAAACTAAGGGAACCTGACAGAATCTGACTTACCCTGAGAGAATCTGTCAGAAACTGAGGGAACTTATCAGAATCTAACCAAACGGTTAACCTGACTTAACCAGATGGAGCGTAACAGAACCACCAGCACCTGAGCTGGCCCGTCTGGCCTGAGGCCACACTGAAACCTCGGGCTTTTCAGCCTCCAAGCCCCACACTCTGCCAGCCTGTAGGCCCTAGACACACTTCTTACTCAGAAGGGCTCTCGCCCTCCCTGGTGCCTCCCTCCTGTGGGTAACCCTGAGGGGAAAGGAGGGATCAGAGCCAGTCTGGGCATTTAAAGGGCCATTCCCCATGGTGCTCTGGGCTCATTTGCCTATTTCCCATGAGCCTCAGCCCACCAGGAAATGAAACTGCTGAGtcatcctccctccccacccccatcccagaaGAGTCTGTCCTGCCCCAGGGAGGGCAGTCTTATTCCCCTAACCCTGTCCCCAAGGTGATTGTGATATTCTCTCCTTGAGGGGTGAGAAGACTATCCACATCACTCTTTCTATCCACAGGTTTCTGAAATTGTGCGGGTGAGCGTCTCCCTTATGGTCATTGTCCCGTCCCGGGTCCTGGGTGACCTGCTTGGTCAAGGGCCTTGTCCTGCAGTGGTTGAAATGGATTCCTCTTTTGTATTtcttggttaaaaaaattttttttttttaatgaatatcagAAACTGATTGCCAGTTATTTACGTTTTAAgcactgagaaatggaatattttctgggatttcaataaacaaggatgtcactgTCATCAGTGGATTGCAGCCCTCCAATATGAGCCAGTgaaccctgagggaactcaggaaggagaagaatacctGCCGTCTGGACTGTAGCCAACTCCCTACCAGTGAGTCCTGAGGAAAGAAAGCGCAGGGtgtgaaaacaaaggaaactggCCCCACAGAgttgaggtgcatatcaaaggaatgatttcggGGAGTCCAGGCAGTTACATCTTCCCATATACAGAAACAGGCTAAATTCCTTAATTTGGGTtatcttgttttctttaatttacaaaaaaacttTTGACATCCCGGCTACCTGTACTTTGTTGCAAAAGTTCTACATAACCTGCTCCCCCACCTCTGCCTCCTTGGAACAAACAGTTCTCTCATGCTTGTTTCAGATGCTATCTCCTGGGTTTAAGGCCTAAAAATTTCTGCTGAATTAAACATAGTTTTCAACCTTTAGGTTGCGTGTTTTTATTCAATTGACAGCATATTTCTGTCTCTTTAGCTCTTCTCAGAgctaaacacttttaaaataaagtgttcTTTAAACGAACACTtcttttgaaaatacattttaaccACATTTTACACTTTTGTGGTTCACTGTTTCATTTTGTTCAAAGTCTTTATTTATGGTGAAATGTGTCCATctgttttcaagaaaatattttcttggtcTTTGTAAAGAACATCTTCAGTTCCCCAAGAACACAATGTTGGTTTCTTGTGTCTTCATATTAATGctttcacattttttaatttcctttgattcttaatttttaacttaatttaaaTGTAAGTAAGTTGCtttggtaaaaaaagaaaattataatacaAGAGAATACATACAGGtatagaatcccatggatggaggagcctggtaggctacagtccactgggttgcaaagagtcggacacgactgagcgacttccctttctaTCCCCCGCTTTGCAAAAGTTCTCTTGATGCCACTTCTtttttatgaaaagtgaaagtgaaaatcgctcagttgtgttcaactctttgcgaccccatggactatacagtccatgaaattctccaggctagaatactggagtgggtagactttcccttctccaggggatcttcccaacccaaggattgaacccaggtctcccacattgcagccagattcttgaccagttgagccacaaagtCCTACGTTAATATCCATTTCTGAAATCCCAGGCTGTTTCAGCTTATGAAAGTTTTCATAGGTAGTCTTTGCTTGAATAATGAGGGAAACCTgaaaatggcttttaaaataatttgctaaATTAATCACGTCATCTAGCCCTTCCTTCCAAACTTCCAACCAGTACATCCAGCTGCATCTGCATCATCTCCCCAAGGATATCTGAGTGTCCGCAAGTAAATGAGTTTCCATCTAGGTTCCTGGTCAAAACACATGGGTCTGCCAGAAGACCCACCCACCTTTGTAATTAGATGACAATAAAATTCCTTGGATCAGTTGTTTCTCAATTTTGCTGCATGTTAAAATTATCTTGGGACCTTAAGAAATCCCACATCATAGCATGTTGCAGACACCCTGAGGTGACCCCCTAGGCAGTCATGACCTCCTTCTGATTGGAGGGGAAAATGTGAGTTGCTTCTAACCAAGGAAGTGGCAAGGTAATGGATGTCATCCCCTTgattacattattttataaatacatacatactgcatatattatatatgacaCATTATTTTCTATACATACGTATACTATcagatatttatatctttatgcatatacacatcacttacatgtacacatacacatgtgtacatgtgCAGACTCTCGCTTTGTCTCCCATGTACTTAAGGAAGGAAAGCTCCATGCTGTGAACTGTGGCTGGAGGCTGGTGTTCTGGGGCCCCTGACTCTCATCTGCTGGGCAGGGACCGTGAGGGATAGGTGGCTGCTTCAGGTGGTTTGGAAGAGCTGCGGACTTGGAGGCTAGGAACATTGTGTGACCTATAGGGACACCCCCTCTAAGCCTGGGACACTAATGAATAGCAACGGCCCTCAGGGTGAGTTTTCACTCATTGAGCCCAGTGAGCCATCACCTCCCCAGCACTAGTCTGTCTTCTGTACACATCTTTATCTTTTCCTCCTTGTCAGCCACccagtggagaaggcagtggcaacccactccagtgtttttgcctggagaatcccagggacaggggagcctggtaggctgccgtctatgtggtcgcacagagtcagacacgactgaagcaacttagcaacagcagcagcagcagcagcagcagccacccagAGTAGATGGCTAACTTTGACTCAGGTCTCTAACATAGAGAAGAAACTCAGAACACAAAACTCAATCATTGGGGGAATCATTCTCCCATCCCTTTGTCAATGCCCATGGTTGTCAGGCTTCAACTCCACCTGGGACATCTTTATGGCAGAGTCTGTGCCCCCAACCACTTACCTGACCCCAGCTTCCCTTTCCAGCAGATGAACAGTGCTGAAGCCTGGGGGGCGATGCCCCCACAGCAAGGAGGCCAAGCATGGGCATCTGAACCCTGGCCTGTTGGAACTTCCTCTCGAGCGCCCAGGCCCCTTCTGCCATCTGATGCTGGGGCTCACAATGGAGGGGTCTACCCTCAACCATGATTTCTCATGGACTCCAGCATTCAAGGTGACATCCTTGGCTCCTGAACCCAGGGTCTGAGTAGGGATGGCTACCTACCTGGCTtcctggctgtgtgtgtgtgttgcatagGGGACAGCAAAGGCACTTAGACTCCCAGTGAGGGcagcaccaccccccccccatctTCCCATTCCCCTTCCCCCCCTGGCAACTCTAGATCAGAATAGAGGATTAGAGGACCGTCGCCTCTCTTCCTATGAATCCGGTCATTGGTTTTTCATAGATCTATTTACATATCTGTTCAACAGGCACCAACAACCCCTGACCCAGGCTGAGCGCTCACCCCTGCAGAACGCCCAATTATTAGAAGAGGGGCCAGAACAAAAGGTCAGCACGGTGCCAGGACAACAGAAACAAGCCTCTGCAGCGGCTTCACACACTGGGGGCTGGCACGGCTTCTGGAGCAGTTCCCAAACTGGGAGGGATGGCAGCTCAGTGTCATGGAGTCCTGGGCACAGGCTTCCCAACATCCACGCACCCTTCAGAATGCTCAAGAGAGTCCATGGGAGGAATGATCTAGAATTTAGGACACCCTGGGGAGCCTCAAACCCATGGATTCTCCTCTCAGGTCTCTTCAGAAACCAAAGGCAGTGGCTGAGGGTGaagggtaaactccaggagttggtgatggacagggaggcctggtgtgctgcagtcatggggtcatgaacatgagagagacagaaggaaatgATCCCGCACTACAGAAAGACTACAACTCATTTCCACAAGATGTCAGCAAAGACACCGATATTTACAGGAATAAGTTTAAAACTGCAAAACTGGACATCCATTTTGTCACGATGTGAGGAATGGAAATTGGGAAACAAGAACAGTGTTCACAGTAGGAATGCTTGTGATACAGCCACACCATGGAACATGAATAGCTATAGGCAACAAGCTTCAAGGAAGATATACTGTGAAGTGATCAGCATCTGTTCAGTGAAAAGAGAAGATCAGGTTGTAAGTTATATACATAGTattgctttgattttttaaaagaaaaaaaatctgtggccACCTGTGCAAGTGTCAGATGTGATGTGTGCAAGTGGATTCTTGTCTATCTGCACATGTAAGTGTCACAGGTCTGGGAGACTCTGTGCCGTGTACACACATGTTGGGTATCACATGTCTTTgaggatgttcagttcagttcagtcatgtctgactctatgtgaccccatgactgcagtcatgtctgactctatgtgaccccatgactgcagcacaccaggcctccctgtccatcaccaactcctggagtttactcaaactcatgtccgttgagtcagtgatgccatccaaccatctcatcctctgtcgtacccttttcctgccttcaatctttcccagcatcagggtcttttcaaatgagtcagttctttgcatcaggtggccaaagtattggagttcagcttcagcatcagtccttccaatgaatattcagaactgatttcctttaggatggactggttggatctccttgcagtccaagggactctcaagagtcttctccaacaccacagttcaaaagcatcaattcttcagcactcagctttctttatagtccaactctcacatccatacatgactattggaaaaaccatagctttgactagaaaaagtaatgtccctgctttttaatatgctgtctaggttggtcatagcttttcttccaaggagcaagcatcttttaattttatggctgcagtcaccatctgcagcgattttggagccccaaaaaataaagtctgacactgtttccactgtttccccatctatttgccatgaagtgctgggatcAGATCTcaggatcttagctttctgaatgttgagctttaagccaactttttcactctcctctttcactttcatcaacaggctctttagttcttcttcactttctgccataagggtggtgtcatctgcatatctgaggttattgatatttctcctggcaatcttgattccagcttgtgcttcatcctgcccagtatttctcctgatgtactctgcatataagttaaataagcagggtgacaatatactgccttgacatactccttttccgatttggaaccagtctgctgttccatgtccagtgctaactgttgcttcctgatttgcatacagatttctcaagaggcaggtcaggtagtctggcattcccatctctttcagaattttccacagcttattgtggtccacaaagtcaaaggatttggcatagtcaataaagcagaagtagatgttttcctggaattctcttgctttttcaatgatccaacagatgttggcaatttgatctctggctcctctgccttttctaagttcagcttaaacatctggaagttcacagtttgttCTGTTGAAGGCTGgtttggagaatcttgagcattactttactagcatgtgagatgagtgcaattgtgcagtagtttgagcattctttggcactgcctttctttgggattagaatgaaaactgaccttttccagtcctgtggccactgctcagttttccaaatttgctggcatattgagtgcagcactttcacaggatcatctttcaggatttgaaacagctcaactggaattctatcaccttcactagctttgtttctagtgatactttctaaggcccacttgactttacattccaggatgtctggctctaggtgagtgatcacaccatcgtgattatctgggtcgtgaagatatacccattcaaatgggtatatccttttctcctttgcctttcacttctcttctattcacagctatttgtaaggcctcctcagacaaccattttgcctttttgcaattcTTTACCCTGggagtggtcttgatccctgcctcctgtacaatgtcacagacctctgtccgtagttcttcaggcactctgcctatcagatttAACCCCTTGAGCATGTAAAGAATGGAAACACCAATTATCAGCATGATTACCTCTGAGTGTGgtattgttaggggaagcacact comes from Muntiacus reevesi chromosome 18, mMunRee1.1, whole genome shotgun sequence and encodes:
- the LOC136150101 gene encoding testis-expressed protein 19.2-like; this translates as MCPPVSKRYVAEGLSYLYMSWMYQLQHGSQLRLCFACFKVAFLDFKRMLESEDWEDEDWDSELMDDSEAWSEQGSSPGMGPSWGQSQGEPAQGGAVGWGSGTLASGPVESEDVGLHNHTVPTELQPQDAVPLDLGAEDADWTQGLPWRLEGLPICSHWPSPLPPWRGVFKVDLPLGEPMVLELGTTQNVDPTETKTWLLDLQVLSLVGCCDVIYLQKMKSRRAWRTPGQCWKLLLEPDEWWVVRLQDVPQMQDLHHWKLSILESSSLEQNVDVVPVESVLLKRGLTILSFSPWAKREAEEGDSAFRPQSSTQEWDAGTSGPRTPGENLDAAGASALGELPRF